One region of Faecalibacter bovis genomic DNA includes:
- the recQ gene encoding DNA helicase RecQ: protein MEATSKNLTSYLKKYFGFDQFKGQQHEIITSLLNKEDVFVLMPTGGGKSLCYQLPALMSDGVAIIVSPLIALMKNQVDAIRGISENDGIAHVLNSSLNKSETKTVMTDIKNGITKMLYVAPESLTKEEYIDFFKSVEISFFAIDEAHCISEWGHDFRPEYRNLKAIINKIGDAPIIALTATATPKVQEDIQKTLGMQTAKVFKDSFNRTNLFYEVRPKVNQDKEIVKFIKQNEGKSGVIYCLSRKKVEEFSQLLQVNGINAIPYHAGLDAKTRSKHQDMFLMEDASVVVATIAFGMGIDKPDVRFVIHYDMPKSLESYYQETGRAGRDGGEGHCVAFYDYKDIEKLEKFLASKPVAEREVGMQLLSEVVAYAETSMSRRKFLLHYFGEEFDETDGAGAMMDDNMRNPKKMIEAKDDALTALDIILKTSQKLKLNDVVNVLVGKETSVTKSYNLQNEDFFGIGKSKEDYYWKSILRQLIVHSLLEKEIETYGTLKVTKEGKEFISNPTSFKIAEDVDFKKLLMEGGVDKEEVTSAPAAFDDNLLKQLKELRKKISKKHNIPPFAVFQDTSLDDMTMQYPTSIKELTNVFGVGEGKAQKFGKDFVEFIARYVEDNNIIRPDDMVIKQVADKSSHKVYIIQSTDRKLNLEDVAEAKNLSMSDLLSEMEAIVYQGTKLNIDYYIEEILDEDQQEEIYDFLMDAESDSMSTLLKEFGDDYDEEELRLMRIKFISEVAN from the coding sequence GTTTCGACCAATTTAAGGGACAGCAACATGAAATTATTACATCTTTATTAAACAAAGAAGATGTTTTCGTTTTAATGCCTACCGGAGGAGGTAAGTCATTATGTTATCAATTACCGGCACTAATGTCAGATGGAGTTGCAATTATCGTTTCACCTTTAATTGCACTAATGAAAAATCAAGTCGATGCAATTCGTGGGATTTCTGAAAATGATGGAATCGCTCACGTTTTAAATTCTTCTTTGAACAAGTCAGAAACTAAAACAGTAATGACTGATATCAAAAATGGTATCACAAAAATGCTTTATGTAGCACCAGAATCTTTAACAAAAGAGGAATACATTGACTTTTTCAAGTCTGTGGAAATTTCTTTTTTTGCTATTGATGAAGCGCACTGTATTTCAGAATGGGGACATGATTTCCGTCCAGAATATAGAAATTTAAAAGCAATCATAAACAAAATTGGAGACGCTCCAATCATAGCTTTAACTGCTACTGCAACACCTAAAGTGCAAGAGGATATTCAAAAAACTTTAGGAATGCAAACAGCTAAAGTTTTCAAAGATTCTTTTAACCGTACGAATTTGTTTTATGAAGTTCGTCCAAAAGTAAATCAAGATAAAGAAATCGTTAAGTTTATTAAACAAAACGAAGGAAAATCTGGAGTAATTTACTGCTTAAGCCGTAAGAAAGTTGAAGAGTTTTCTCAACTGTTACAAGTAAACGGAATTAATGCTATCCCATACCACGCTGGTTTAGATGCGAAAACTCGTAGCAAACATCAAGACATGTTTTTGATGGAAGATGCAAGTGTCGTTGTTGCAACTATTGCTTTTGGAATGGGAATCGATAAGCCTGATGTTCGTTTTGTAATTCATTACGATATGCCTAAATCTTTAGAAAGTTATTACCAAGAAACTGGTCGCGCTGGTCGTGATGGTGGCGAAGGTCATTGCGTTGCTTTCTACGATTACAAGGATATTGAAAAGTTAGAAAAATTCTTGGCAAGTAAACCCGTTGCAGAACGTGAAGTTGGTATGCAATTACTATCAGAAGTTGTTGCTTATGCTGAAACTTCTATGTCGCGTCGTAAATTTTTACTACATTATTTCGGAGAAGAATTTGACGAAACGGATGGTGCTGGAGCTATGATGGATGACAACATGCGTAATCCAAAGAAAATGATTGAAGCAAAAGATGATGCTTTAACAGCTTTGGATATCATTTTAAAAACGAGTCAAAAATTAAAACTTAACGATGTCGTTAATGTATTAGTTGGGAAAGAAACTTCAGTTACTAAATCTTACAATTTACAAAACGAAGATTTCTTCGGTATCGGAAAAAGTAAAGAAGATTATTACTGGAAATCAATTTTACGCCAATTAATCGTTCATTCTTTATTAGAAAAAGAAATTGAAACTTACGGAACTTTAAAAGTAACTAAAGAGGGGAAAGAATTTATTTCTAACCCAACTTCTTTTAAAATTGCCGAAGACGTTGATTTCAAAAAATTATTAATGGAAGGTGGTGTAGATAAAGAAGAAGTTACTTCTGCTCCTGCCGCTTTTGATGATAATTTATTAAAACAATTAAAAGAACTTCGTAAGAAGATTTCAAAAAAACATAACATTCCACCTTTTGCTGTTTTTCAAGACACAAGTTTAGATGATATGACAATGCAATACCCTACTTCAATCAAAGAATTAACAAACGTATTCGGGGTTGGTGAAGGTAAAGCACAGAAATTCGGTAAAGATTTTGTTGAATTTATCGCTCGTTATGTAGAAGATAATAACATCATTCGTCCAGACGATATGGTTATTAAACAAGTTGCTGACAAATCAAGTCACAAAGTTTACATTATCCAATCTACAGACAGAAAATTAAACTTGGAAGATGTTGCAGAAGCCAAAAACTTATCAATGTCTGATTTACTTTCAGAAATGGAAGCCATCGTTTACCAAGGGACAAAATTAAACATCGATTACTACATCGAAGAAATTTTAGATGAAGACCAACAAGAAGAAATTTATGACTTTTTAATGGATGCAGAATCTGATTCGATGTCAACATTATTAAAAGAGTTTGGTGACGATTATGATGAAGAAGAATTACGTTTAATGCGTATCAAATTCATCAGTGAAGTTGCCAATTAA
- the gpmI gene encoding 2,3-bisphosphoglycerate-independent phosphoglycerate mutase, protein MNNKVILMILDGWGIGTNPKVSAIDQAKTPFIDSCYSRFPHNTLDTFGSAVGLPDGQMGNSEVGHINLGAGRVIFQNLVRINMAVTNGTFLEEPILKNAFDYALNNNKKVHFIGLVSDGGVHSHINHLKGLLDAANKAGLNENVFVHAFTDGRDCDPKSGLGFISDLLQHMEQSTGKLASITGRYYAMDRDKRWERVKLAYDAMVNAEGLKTAYPLQAIEDSYEKDITDEFIQPIIVSDEKYEPIAKIEEGDVVLCFNFRTDRGREITEVLTQQAYPEYNMQPLNVKYITMTQYDETYQNVEVLFSDSNVKNTLGEVLETAGKKQIRIAETEKYPHVTFFFSGGREKEFIGEKRILCASPRDVATYDLKPEMAAYDITNAILPEIENESADFICLNFANTDMVGHTGVMEAAIKAAEVVDSCTEKIVTLAIEKNYKVVILADHGNSDFMQNEDGSPNTQHTTNQVPFILAQKENEWNVSHGKLGDIAPTILTLMGIEIPSEMTGNIIVEKN, encoded by the coding sequence ATGAACAACAAAGTTATTTTAATGATCCTTGATGGTTGGGGAATTGGAACAAACCCAAAAGTTTCTGCCATCGACCAAGCAAAAACACCCTTTATAGATAGTTGTTACTCTCGTTTCCCTCACAACACTTTAGATACATTTGGTTCGGCCGTTGGTTTACCAGATGGTCAAATGGGAAATTCAGAAGTTGGTCATATTAATTTAGGTGCTGGACGTGTAATTTTTCAGAATTTAGTTCGCATTAATATGGCTGTTACAAATGGTACTTTTTTAGAAGAACCTATCTTGAAAAACGCTTTTGATTATGCATTAAATAACAATAAAAAAGTTCATTTTATCGGCTTAGTATCCGATGGTGGAGTTCATTCTCACATCAATCATCTAAAAGGTCTTTTAGATGCCGCTAATAAAGCTGGGCTTAACGAAAATGTATTTGTACATGCATTTACAGATGGTCGTGATTGTGATCCTAAATCTGGTTTAGGATTCATTTCAGATCTTTTGCAACATATGGAGCAATCAACTGGGAAATTAGCTTCTATTACAGGAAGATATTATGCCATGGATCGTGACAAAAGATGGGAACGTGTAAAACTTGCTTATGATGCAATGGTTAATGCAGAAGGTTTAAAAACTGCTTATCCTTTACAAGCCATTGAAGATTCTTACGAGAAAGATATTACAGACGAATTTATTCAGCCAATTATCGTATCTGATGAAAAATACGAACCAATCGCTAAAATAGAAGAAGGCGACGTTGTACTTTGCTTTAATTTCAGAACAGATAGAGGTCGAGAAATTACGGAAGTTTTAACTCAGCAAGCTTATCCTGAATATAACATGCAACCATTAAATGTGAAATACATTACAATGACGCAATATGACGAAACATATCAAAATGTTGAAGTTTTATTTAGCGATAGTAATGTAAAAAACACTTTAGGTGAAGTTTTGGAAACTGCAGGTAAAAAGCAAATCAGAATTGCTGAAACTGAAAAATATCCACACGTTACATTCTTCTTTTCTGGAGGACGAGAAAAAGAATTTATTGGTGAGAAACGTATTTTATGTGCTTCTCCTCGCGATGTTGCAACTTACGATTTAAAGCCAGAAATGGCAGCGTATGATATTACCAATGCAATATTACCTGAAATTGAAAATGAATCAGCTGATTTTATCTGTTTAAATTTTGCAAACACAGATATGGTTGGACATACAGGTGTAATGGAAGCCGCTATAAAAGCAGCTGAAGTTGTAGATTCTTGTACAGAAAAAATTGTTACGTTAGCAATTGAAAAAAATTATAAAGTTGTAATTCTTGCAGATCATGGAAATTCAGATTTTATGCAAAATGAAGATGGATCGCCAAATACGCAACATACAACAAACCAAGTTCCTTTTATTTTAGCTCAAAAA